A genome region from Tenebrio molitor chromosome 4, icTenMoli1.1, whole genome shotgun sequence includes the following:
- the LOC138128052 gene encoding tetratricopeptide repeat protein 28 isoform X2, with protein sequence MSHRDFTEVEPEGTSELPAANRALFLEKVRQSNTACQNGDFVTAVALYTDALQLDPTNHILYSNRSAAKLKQGLFAQALQDAITARDLCPTWPKAYYRQGVALQCLGRHGDALAAFSQGLAQDPTSQQLLSGLVEASIKSPLRHNLEPTFQQLEIMKLDQSPFVLISVVGQELLAAGLYHSAVTVLESALRIGSCSLKLRGSVFSALSSAHWALNQLDKAIGFMQQDLAIAKSLGDTAGECRAHGNLGSAYFSQGSYKEALTAHRYQLVLAMKCKDTQAAAAALTSLGHVYTAIGDYPNALASHKQCVQLVKQMGDRLQEAREIGNVGAVYLAMGDFDSAVDCHTQHLRIARRLGNQVEEARAYSNLGSSHHYKRNFAQAIVYHEKVLRLAQAIGDKSVEARAYAGLGHAARCAGDYVQAKQWHERQLDVALATRDKVGEGRACSNLGIVYQLLGEYDAALKLHQAHLAIARNLQDRAGMGRAYGNIGNAYSAAGFYESAIKYHKQELTISKEVHDRSSEASTHGNLAVAYQALGAHDMALLHYRAHLGIARELKDTAGEACALLNLANCLSSRSEFAEAIPYYEQYLMLSQELADVEGEAKACHFLGYAHYCIGNYREAVRYYDQDLALAKDLQDKMNMGRAYCNLGLAHLALGQLETSLECQKYFLAIAHMTNNLPGKFRALGNIGDVLIKMGETEEAVKMYHRQLALARSNRDRGMEAAACGALGIAHRLLKRLDKALGYHTQELTLRQEMSELSGECRAHGHLGAVHMALGNYTHAVKCYQEQLERAQELQDCAVEAQAYGNLGIARLNMAHYEDAIGYFEQQLATLERLSSATAQLDKGRAFGNLGDCYDALGDPEEAAKCHEQHLAIALKLKSIRDQERAYRGLGQAQKALSNLQQALVCLEKRLVVAHELGSPDAKAAAYGELGQLHATLGNLEQAISCLDHQKAIARELNDQIMEADSICGLGTVYQQMGEYSTALRYHQNDLDIAEQLGMPMLQSRACGNLGAVHEALGNLEQAVRYQEQHLSIAASTNDQLAKTVAYSSLGRVHQLLGNRTQAVAYLTQGLCIAEALGRRDEEARIRNRLGLTLWSNGDLDGAQKQLEAATHLLETIRREARNTPDYKLSLFELQSSSYQVLQRVLVGLNRQDEALVVAERGRNRAFVDLLLERQGLNDGRSKNKHNRFDDVITNSLDQIKDIVNRQRASVLYYSVAAGFLYAWLIVPTKGVVKFHSKCLNESNEQETCDNNDPIPSGTGILEKLVTSVRDSLGVELSPCTTIAEDQYSDDTLSERTGFLRMVNRQHLLNSSNYSLSSLFSLGSVGGSVASLQGSTRSSASAQGSTRVATRQAWKGPSCLHALYTLLIQPFEDFLPSKTSSTKDNTNRRELILVLEGDLYLVPFPVLRSSSENSEYLCERFSLLIVPNVSSLRGGRTRKQEGDQAVRSLIVGNPKLPSAVTEHWGWKDIPQAEQEATMVAELLQAQVLLGSSATKEQILNQIQDAECVHFSTHVSWKLSSLVLSPAEVLDQSQAKRLYLSDPTEEDESSELSTTAELPPLSEFLLSAADILSLRLSARLVVVSSSHTRDQQGWATSDGLVALVRSLLAAGAQAVLVSLWPVPETASKILLRAFYSAMLQGTRAAKALAEAMQTVQHTKHFAHPANWAGFLLVGLNVRLSNKVAMMGQALCELLQIPDKCRDALRVTLHLVEKSLQRIHRGQKNAMYTTQKSIENKVGSVSGWRELLMSVGFRFEPASNGIPSSVFFPQSDPDERLTQCSASLQALLGLSNTSIHALSKLTLNADVADDIIGVIQSALAQFSAKGSDTDSVEVALNVRLWRIPGCHELLASLGFDLSDVGQDKVTLRTGKQANRRNIQFTLQALLALFDTQEAPKSLTIDSSSSLESLASVDNDFSHSDNELNMCSAPKSPQNKPRMPPTFSRTVLPSKRLGGAFTSYVRRRGEPDGRTANPTDTTKTVLDNKTRKNNISRPGETEAAFTPSPPVVLQPENQNMALSLAHQTRIKNLYSQSDGKNDHLRPDSSSSASSVTDWDNGHATVLRRQTQNQIPPLPPSRSKPLVDLSLYNNLPTRMFENSSDSELEKMEAKLFNTTIRSKIGYRKSRNAMSTLDRLSVRTELTPPQNMVNQSSSRKPITLPSEETLPANERLLYFSPNDIDNTPQKMKASDKDEAAQELSKSDAKSQSTTLHDTILATQLRHINRELTPTISEVYHERNIGLGLAPPLSKLLLNQASSSAPQTDGSVLEKITLGILEESDVGEEMKSHQCIRCKMEDCGCKGKAKPWMSDGAGGLQQIQSSDLTTADILEREVKNKKGLRSETKTKENEPKRLSPFSEMSRRDEGDGRSIADSNCSSYKNTQYLNYHTGDKKKPNAKVRTLHPPIASQRRNKQT encoded by the exons GTTGAACCGGAAGGCACGTCGGAACTACCTGCAGCTAATCGAGCCCTCTTTCTGGAAAAG GTCAGACAATCCAATACCGCTTGTCAAAATGGAGACTTTGTCACAGCAGTTGCTTTGTACACCGACGCTCTGCAGCTCGATCCCACCAACCACATTTTGTATTCGAACCGTTCCGCCGCCAAACTAAAACAAGGCCTTTTCGCTCAAGCCCTCCAAGATGCGATCACGGCCAGAGACCTCTGTCCGACCTGGCCTAAAGCGTACTACAGACAAGGAGTTGCTCTACAATGCCTCGGCCGACACGGAGACGCCTTGGCAGCTTTCAGCCAAGGCCTTGCCCAAGACCCCACTTCGCAGCAACTACTGTCGGGTCTGGTCGAGGCCTCTATCAAGTCGCCTTTGCGCCACAACCTAGAACCCACTTTCCAACAACTAGAAATCATGAAGCTAGACCAGAGTCCCTTCGTTTTAATTTCCGTCGTCGGACAGGAATTACTGGCAGCTGGTCTCTACCATTCCGCAGTTACAGTATTAGAATCGGCTTTAAGAATAGGGTCGTGTTCGTTGAAATTAAGAGGTTCTGTGTTTAGTGCCCTCAGCTCAGCTCACTGGGCACTAAACCAGCTAGATAAAGCTATAGGGTTCATGCAACAGGATTTAGCTATAGCTAAAAGCTTGGGTGATACTGCTGGAGAATGTCGGGCTCACGGTAACCTGGGTTCAGCGTACTTCAGTCAAGGTTCTTACAAAGAAGCCTTAACAGCTCATCGATACCAGTTAGTTTTAGCAATGAAGTGCAAG GATACTCAAGCGGCTGCTGCTGCTTTGACGTCGTTAGGCCACGTATACACTGCTATTGGTGACTACCCAAACGCGTTAGCTTCTCACAAACAGTGCGTCCAGTTGGTCAAACAAATGGGTGATAGGTTACAAGAGGCTAGGGAAATAGGCAATGTTGGAGCTGTGTATTTGGCAATGGGCGACTTCGACTCGGCTGTTGACTGCCACACGCAACACTTACGAATAGCGAGACGTCTAGGAAATCAGGTTGAAGAAGCCAGGGCTTACAGCAATTTAGGCTCTAGTCATCATTACAAACGAAACTTTGCCCAGGCTATAGTTTATCATGAAAAAGTTCTCAGACTGGCGCAGGCAATTGGTGACAAGTCGGTAGAAGCTAGAGCCTATGCCGGTTTAGGACATGCCGCTAGATGTGCTGGGGATTACGTTCAGGCAAAACAGTGGCACGAGAGACAACTCGATGTTGCTCTAGCCACAAGAGATAAAGTAGGAGAAGGAAGAGCTTGTTCTAATTTAGGAATAGTGTATCAGTTGTTAG GTGAATATGACGCCGCTCTAAAGCTACACCAAGCTCACTTGGCTATAGCTAGAAACTTACAAGACAGAGCTGGAATGGGCCGAGCCTATGGCAACATTGGCAACGCGTACTCAGCGGCGGGTTTCTACGAATCAGCAATCAAATACCATAAGCAAGAGCTGACGATAAGCAAGGAAGTTCACGACAGAAGCTCTGAAGCGAGTACTCATGGCAACTTGGCTGTGGCATATCAAGCTCTAGGGGCTCACGATATGGCTCTATTGCACTACAGAGCTCATTTAGGTATTGCCAGAGAGTTGAAAGATACTGCAGGAGAAGCGTGCGCTCTATTAAATTTAGCAAACTGTTTGAGTTCACGATCAGAATTCGCAGAAGCCATCCCGTACTACGAACAATACCTTATGTTATCTCAGGAGCTTGCTGATGTTGAGGGAGAAGCCAAAGCTTGTCATTTTCTAG GATATGCCCACTACTGCATTGGTAACTACAGAGAAGCTGTAAGGTATTACGACCAGGATCTAGCCTTAGCCAAAGACTTACAAGATAAGATGAACATGGGGAGAGCATACTGCAACCTAGGCTTAGCCCATTTGGCGTTAGGTCAACTAGAGACATCCCTAGAATGCCAAAAATACTTTTTAGCAATAGCTCATATGACCAACAATCTACCTG GTAAATTTCGAGCTCTGGGCAACATCGGAGAcgttctaataaaaatgggcGAGACTGAGGAAGCTGTCAAGATGTACCACAGACAGTTAGCCTTAGCAAGAAGCAACAGAGATCGGGGAATGGAAGCAGCTGCATGTGGGGCCTTGGGCATAGCCCACAGACTCTTGAAGCGTCTGGACAAGGCATTAGGCTACCACACGCAGGAATTAACGTTGAGGCAAGAAATGTCGGAGCTTTCCGGCGAATGTCGTGCCCACGGACATTTAGGCGCGGTTCATATGGCGCTGGGAAATTACACTCACGCCGTCAAATGCTACCAAGAACAACTAGAACGCGCTCAAGAACTTCAAGATTGTGCCGTCGAAGCTCAAGCCTACGGTAATCTAGGAATTGCCAGACTGAATATGGCTCATTACGAGGATGCAATAGGATATTTCGAGCAGCAGTTAGCAACATTAGAAAGACTAAGTTCTGCGACCGCTCAGCTCGACAAAGGAAGAGCGTTTGGTAATTTGGGCGATTGTTACGATGCTCTAGGTGATCCTGAAGAGGCAGCCAAGTGCCACGAGCAACATCTGGCAATTgctttgaaattgaaaagcaTCAGGGACCAGGAAAGGGCGTACAGGGGGTTGGGCCAAGCACAGAAAGCTCTAAGCAATCTCCAGCAAGCTCTAGTGTGTTTGGAGAAGCGACTAGTCGTAGCTCATGAACTTGGAAGCCCCGATGCTAAAGCGGCCGCTTACGGGGAGCTGGGACAACTCCACGCGACCTTGGGCAATCTAGAACAGGCGATTTCTTGTTTGGATCATCAGAAGGCCATTGCCCGGGAACTAA ACGACCAAATAATGGAAGCTGATTCGATTTGTGGTCTGGGTACGGTTTACCAACAAATGGGTGAGTACAGCACGGCGTTAAGGTATCACCAAAACGACTTGGACATTGCCGAACAACTCGGAATGCCGATGTTGCAAAGCAGAGCCTGTGGCAACTTGG GAGCAGTTCATGAAGCTCTTGGTAATTTGGAGCAAGCAGTGCGGTACCAAGAACAACACTTGTCCATCGCGGCTAGTACTAACGACCAATTGGCGAAAACAGTAGCGTACAGCTCTCTCGGACGAGTTCACCAGCTTCTGGGAAATAGAACACAAGCCGTGGCTTATCTCACTCAAGGTCTATGTATCGCTGAAGCTCTAGGCAGAAGAGATGAAGAAGCTCGCATACGGAACCGTCTCGGGTTAACTTTGTGGTCCAATGGCGACCTAGACGGAGCTCAGAAACAGTTAGAGGCTGCGACGCATCTCCTAGAAACTATCCGGCGTGAAGCTAGGAATACACCTGATTACAAGTTATCTCTGTTTGAATTGCAATCATCCAGCTACCAAGTGTTACAGAGGGTTTTAGTTGGCTTAAACCGCCAAGATGAAGCATTGGTAGTGGCCGAAAGAGGAAGAAATAGAGCTTTTGTGGATCTTTTGTTAGAAAGACAAGGACTTAATGACGGAAGGAGTAAAAATAAGCATAACAGATTCGACGACGTTATCACCAATAGTTTGGATCAAATCAAAGATATAGTAAATCGACAGAGAGCGTCTGTTCTTTACTACAGCGTAGCAGCTGGTTTTCTTTACGCGTGGTTAATAGTTCCTACTAAAGGAGTTGTTaaatttcattcgaaatgTTTGAACGAGAGTAATGAACAAGAGACCTGTGATAACAACGACCCAATACCAAGCGGAACAGgcattttagaaaaattagtcaCCTCAGTTCGTGATAGCTTAGGAGTGGAATTGTCACCATGCACCACCATCGCTGAGGATCAGTACTCTGATGACACTCTCAGTGAAAGAACAGGTTTTCTTCGAATGGTTAACCGTCAGCACCTGCTGAACAGTAGCAACTATTCGTTGAGTTCTTTGTTCTCTTTGGGGAGTGTCGGAGGTTCCGTGGCTTCGTTACAAGGATCCACTAGATCCAGCGCCAGTGCTCAAGGATCAACAAGAGTCGCAACGAGACAAGCTTGGAAAGGTCCATCCTGTCTCCACGCTTTGTACACTCTACTGATCCAACCCTTCGAAGATTTTCTTCCAAGTAAAA CTTCGTCTACCAAGGACAATACAAACCGCCGCGAACTTATTCTGGTTCTTGAGGGCGATCTGTATCTCGTCCCTTTCCCTGTGCTTCGCTCTTCCAGCGAGAATTCCGAATACTTGTGCGAAAGATTCTCGCTTTTGATCGTACCAAACGTGTCTTCATTACGTGGTGGTCGCACTAGAAAACAGGAAGGCGATCAAGCGGTTAGAAGCCTAATTGTAGGCAATCCGAAGCTTCCAAGCGCTGTCACAGAGCATTGGGGTTGGAAGGACATACCTCAAGCCGAGCAAGAGGCCACGATGGTTGCGGAACTGCTTCAAGCGCAAGTTTTGCTTGGCAGTTCTGCCACAAAAGAACAAATTTTGAACCAGATACAAGACGCGGAATGTGTCCACTTCTCTACGCATGTTTCTTGGAAATTATCGTCGCTAGTGCTGAGTCCGGCTGAAGTCTTGGACCAAAGCCAGGCAAAGAGATTGTACTTGAGCGACCCAACTGAAGAGGACGAGAGTAGTGAGCTTTCCACCACAGCTGAACTACCTCCGCTATCGGAGTTTCTCTTGAGTGCAGCCGATATTTTATCGTTGAGACTGTCGGCACGATTGGTTGTG GTGAGTTCGTCTCACACCCGTGACCAACAAGGCTGGGCCACTTCTGACGGATTGGTGGCTCTGGTACGATCCCTGTTGGCAGCAGGAGCTCAAGCTGTGTTAGTGTCGCTGTGGCCGGTTCCAGAAACTGCATCCAAGATTTTACTCAGAGCTTTCTATTCAGCTATGCTGCAAGGCACTAGAGCGGCTAA AGCTTTAGCTGAAGCCATGCAGACTGTGCAACACACCAAACACTTTGCTCATCCAGCTAACTGGGCTGGTTTTCTATTGGTGGGATTGAATGTCCGGTTATCCAATAAAGTAGCGATGATGGGTCAAGCATTATGTGAACTCCTTCAGATACCTGACAAGTGTAGAGATGCCTTGAGAGTGACGCTGCATTTGGTGGAAAAAAGTCTTCAACGAATCCACCGAGGTCAGAAGAATGCCATGTACACTACTCAGAAGTCCATTGAAAATAAG GTGGGCTCTGTGAGTGGCTGGAGGGAACTGCTAATGTCAGTAGGATTCAGATTTGAACCCGCCTCTAACGGCATACCTAGCAGTGTCTTTTTCCCTCAATCTGATCCCGATGAGAGGTTGACTCAATGCTCAGCAAGCCTTCAAGCTCTTTTAGGCTTAAGTAACACATCGATCCACGCTTTGTCGAAGCTGACTCTCAATGCTGATGTTGCTGACGATATCATAGGTGTCATACAATCGGCATTAGCTCAGTTTTCTGCAAAGGGCTCCGATACGGATAGCGTAGAAGTAGCTCTCAACGTCAG GTTATGGCGTATTCCTGGCTGTCACGAGTTACTGGCGTCACTAGGTTTCGATTTATCTGACGTTGGACAAGACAAAGTAACCCTGAGAACTGGAAAACAAGCGAACAGGCGTAATATCCAGTTTACTCTGCAAGCCCTCTTGGCTCTTTTTG ATACTCAAGAGGCGCCTAAAAGTCTCACCATAGACTCATCCAGCAGCTTGGAGTCTTTGGCTTCTGTCGATAATGATTTTTCTCATTCTGACAACGAGCTAAACATGTGTTCTGCACCCAAATCTCCTCAAAATAAGCCCAGAATGCCTCCAACTTTTTCTAGAACTGTGCTACCAAGCAAACGTTTAGGTGGAGCTTTCACTAGTTACGTTAGACGTCGAGGTGAACCAGACGGTCGCACTGCCAATCCAACAGACACCACCAAAACAGTTCTGgacaacaaaactagaaagaATAACATCAGCAGACCTGGAGAAACTGAAGCTGCATTCACGCCTAGTCCCCCAGTCGTTCTACAACCAGAAAACCAGAACATGGCGTTGTCACTAGCGCACCAGACAAGAATCAAGAATCTTTACTCGCAAAGCGACGGCAAAAACGATCATTTAAGACCTGACAGTTCAAGTTCTGCAAGCTCGGTTACCGACTGGGACAACGGACACGCCACCGTTCTACGGCGGCAGACGCAGAACCAAATTCCGCCACTACCGCCATCTAGGAGCAAACCTCTCGTGGATCTCTCTCTCTACAACAATTTACCGACGAGGATGTTCGAAAACAGTTCTGACAGCGAACTCGAGAAAATGGAGGCCAAATTGTTCAACACAACGATCCGAAGCAAAATCGGTTACAGGAAGTCGAGGAACGCGATGTCGACCTTGGATCGATTGAGTGTAAGAACTGAGCTGACACCGCCGCAAAATATGGTGAATCAGAGCAGCAGCAGAAAACCGATCACACTCCCCAGCGAAGAAACTCTACCAGCTAATGAGAGACTACTTTACTTCTCTCCAAACGACATAGATAACACTCCACAGAAGATGAAAGCGAGCGACAAAGACGAAGCGGCTCAAGAACTCAGCAAGAGCGATGCCAAGAGCCAGTCGACCACTCTTCACGATACGATTTTAGCCACGCAGTTGCGCCACATCAATCGGGAGTTGACGCCTACAATTTCCGAGGTCTATCACGAACGGAACATCGGGCTGGGACTAGCTCCGCCGCTTTCTAAGTTACTCTTGAATCAAGCTTCCAGCTCTGCTCCCCAAACTGACGGCAGCgttctcgaaaaaataactCTAGGGATTCTGGAGGAGTCAGACGTGGGAGAGGAGATGAAATCGCACCAGTGTATTCGCTGCAAAATGGAAGATTGCGGATGCAAGGGTAAGGCCAAGCCTTGGATGTCGGATGGAGCAGGCGGACTACAACAAATACAGAGTTCGGATCTCACCACTGCGGATATTCTCGAAAGAGAGGTGAAGAACAAGAAAGGACTGCG GTCTGAAACCAAGACGAAAGAAAATGAGCCGAAGAGGTTGTCACCGTTTTCGGAGATGTCTCGGAGGGATGAAGGCGACGGTCGAAGCATAGCCGATTCGAACTGTTCCAGCTATAAAAACACACAGTACCTTAATTATCACACAGGAGATAAGAAAAAGCCTAACGCAAAGGTTAGGACGCTTCATCCCCCCATTGCGTCACAGAGAAGAAACAAACAGACATGA